A single genomic interval of Desertifilum tharense IPPAS B-1220 harbors:
- a CDS encoding SUMF1/EgtB/PvdO family nonheme iron enzyme — MTPDDPYLIHLFYDLKQAGLPLRIQEDYGLLRKAYSLGYIPQSLDELEELCEQLWVKSLAEKKIFDACFREYKSIKLQELTQQFKVKPKNRGKTKNNRRKASKSPLQPSTKEPVGSSEPSQNVNDFESDLADIQVGVAVPVAQSPSRASPRQKFVLNDEYFPVTRAQMQHGWRSLRKLMRQGRETEPDIARTIQRICQENIAELALRPTRINQTELLLFVDCSDSMAPFALISERLIETATQRNFFRRIQVFYFRNSPIDAVFTDVALLNKQPLDTLIASLHTSRTLAMIFSDAGAAKGGSSQARAELTQKFLTQVRAAVQQVVWLNPLPQERWLDNTAEVIACQVAMFPFSLSGWRELLQILRGQPATQVEFLESVQPLEESELGVLDELEEMMAASTADDYQYQEATERLERFVAEFPEYLSFACHAAFPLALTPDFLYYLRENFAPTLPWIVVSDLLLSGLCQPLGSRLYQMDSLTRHLLLKTLKASFGQSRLHKLSDALLFYLYQGLQERDLEVQELGEHPEWIALAYTEPTELAQQLAEKLQQTFTGEGGERVKAASLIATFAEPLAEANFKPLLTLARGIGRQARGYEQGAQEIFDQLLPELKFGKVTIQVPGKSGLKSFSFETVRVNRRGEEVERKTHQARYFTEDLGQGVMLEMVEIPGGTFWMGSPKGEGYGDEKPQHSVTVPAFFMAKYPVTQAQWRAVAALPQVERSLEADPARFKGDNRPVEQVSWFDAVEFCARLSKKVGREYSLPSEAQWEYACRAGTTTPFYFGETITTQLVNYDGNYTYAEEPKGEYRKKTTPVGSFPPNAFGLYDMHGNVREWCLDDWHDSYQGAPEDGSAWLDGNDNLSQKPNDSKAVLRGGSWIFIPNLCRSACRSNNHLSERGSNDYAFGFRVVCVAGRTFNP; from the coding sequence ATGACTCCTGACGATCCTTATTTAATTCATTTGTTTTATGATTTGAAACAAGCTGGTTTACCTTTAAGAATTCAAGAAGATTATGGACTCTTGAGGAAAGCTTATAGCCTGGGCTATATTCCCCAAAGCTTAGATGAACTAGAGGAACTCTGCGAACAGCTTTGGGTAAAGTCTCTAGCCGAGAAAAAGATTTTTGATGCTTGTTTTCGAGAATATAAGTCTATAAAGTTACAAGAACTCACACAACAATTTAAAGTCAAACCTAAAAACCGTGGGAAAACAAAGAATAATAGGCGAAAAGCTTCAAAGTCGCCCTTACAGCCATCTACTAAAGAACCTGTTGGCTCATCGGAACCGAGTCAGAATGTGAATGATTTTGAATCTGATTTAGCAGATATTCAAGTTGGTGTTGCTGTTCCTGTGGCTCAAAGTCCATCGCGAGCAAGTCCTCGACAAAAGTTTGTTCTTAATGATGAATATTTTCCGGTAACGAGAGCGCAAATGCAACACGGGTGGAGATCGTTGCGAAAGTTGATGCGCCAGGGACGCGAGACAGAACCTGATATTGCGCGAACAATTCAGCGAATTTGTCAAGAAAATATTGCTGAGTTGGCTTTACGCCCGACTCGAATTAATCAAACAGAATTACTTTTATTTGTCGATTGTAGCGACTCGATGGCTCCCTTTGCGCTGATTAGCGAGCGGTTGATTGAAACTGCAACTCAGAGAAACTTTTTCAGGCGCATACAAGTTTTTTATTTCCGCAACAGTCCGATAGATGCTGTTTTTACTGATGTTGCTCTGCTGAATAAGCAGCCACTGGATACTTTGATAGCAAGCTTACATACCAGTCGAACGCTAGCAATGATTTTTAGCGATGCGGGTGCAGCCAAAGGGGGAAGCAGCCAAGCGAGAGCAGAACTAACTCAAAAATTCTTAACCCAAGTTCGCGCTGCTGTGCAACAGGTGGTATGGCTTAACCCATTACCTCAAGAAAGGTGGCTGGACAATACGGCTGAAGTCATTGCTTGCCAGGTGGCAATGTTTCCTTTTAGTTTATCGGGTTGGCGAGAACTTTTGCAGATTTTGCGAGGTCAGCCTGCTACGCAAGTTGAATTTTTAGAAAGCGTGCAGCCGCTAGAAGAGAGCGAGTTAGGGGTTTTGGACGAATTAGAGGAAATGATGGCTGCAAGCACTGCTGATGACTATCAGTACCAGGAGGCAACAGAGCGCTTAGAACGTTTTGTTGCAGAGTTCCCAGAATACCTATCCTTTGCTTGTCATGCTGCATTTCCACTGGCGTTAACACCAGACTTCCTTTATTACCTGCGGGAAAATTTTGCACCTACATTACCCTGGATAGTTGTTAGCGATCTTTTATTATCTGGGCTATGCCAACCGTTGGGTAGTCGGCTGTACCAGATGGATAGTTTAACCCGGCATTTGTTGCTTAAAACACTCAAAGCAAGTTTTGGTCAGTCGCGGCTGCATAAGCTTTCGGATGCTTTATTGTTTTACTTGTACCAAGGGTTGCAAGAGAGGGATTTGGAAGTTCAGGAGTTGGGCGAGCATCCCGAATGGATTGCTTTAGCTTATACAGAGCCAACAGAACTGGCTCAACAGTTAGCAGAAAAATTGCAGCAAACTTTTACGGGAGAGGGAGGAGAGCGAGTTAAAGCTGCTTCGCTGATTGCAACTTTTGCTGAACCTTTAGCGGAGGCAAACTTTAAGCCCTTGTTGACTTTAGCACGAGGTATTGGTCGTCAGGCACGGGGATACGAACAGGGAGCGCAAGAAATCTTTGACCAACTTCTACCAGAACTGAAATTTGGGAAAGTCACAATACAAGTTCCGGGTAAAAGTGGCTTAAAATCCTTTAGCTTTGAGACGGTGCGGGTGAACCGACGGGGGGAGGAAGTGGAGCGGAAAACGCACCAGGCGCGGTATTTTACCGAGGACTTGGGGCAGGGGGTGATGCTGGAGATGGTTGAGATTCCGGGGGGGACATTTTGGATGGGTTCGCCGAAAGGGGAGGGATACGGCGATGAAAAACCGCAGCATTCGGTGACGGTGCCAGCATTCTTTATGGCAAAATATCCGGTGACGCAGGCGCAGTGGCGGGCGGTGGCGGCGCTTCCCCAGGTGGAACGGAGCTTGGAGGCTGACCCGGCTAGGTTTAAGGGGGATAATCGTCCTGTAGAGCAGGTTTCTTGGTTTGATGCGGTGGAGTTTTGCGCCCGTTTGTCAAAGAAGGTGGGGCGGGAGTATTCTTTACCCAGCGAGGCACAATGGGAATATGCTTGTCGGGCGGGAACGACGACGCCGTTTTATTTTGGGGAGACGATAACGACCCAGTTAGTTAATTATGACGGGAACTATACTTATGCGGAGGAACCCAAAGGCGAGTATCGAAAGAAAACAACCCCTGTCGGCAGTTTTCCCCCGAATGCTTTTGGTTTGTATGATATGCATGGGAATGTTAGGGAGTGGTGTTTAGATGATTGGCATGATAGTTATCAGGGTGCGCCAGAGGATGGTAGTGCTTGGCTAGATGGGAATGATAATCTTTCTCAAAAGCCAAATGATTCTAAAGCTGTCCTGCGGGGCGGTTCGTGGATCTTCATTCCGAATCTCTGCCGTTCTGCGTGTCGCAGCAACAACCACCTCAGCGAGCGCGGTAGCAACGACTACGCTTTCGGGTTTCGGGTGGTGTGCGTTGCGGGCAGGACTTTTAACCCTTGA
- the avd gene encoding diversity-generating retroelement protein Avd codes for MDELPIIQKTYDLIKWYIPLLNKLPRDHKLMLGNRVIERLYDILEQLILARYTKQKLPILESINSQLAILRYQTRLLFDFNLFSEHRYEYASKLIDEIGKELGGWINKQRQSQPSPPAPLPRGEGR; via the coding sequence ATGGATGAACTCCCGATTATCCAAAAAACTTACGATTTAATCAAGTGGTACATCCCCTTACTGAACAAGCTACCTCGCGATCATAAACTTATGTTAGGAAACCGCGTGATTGAACGGCTTTATGATATTTTGGAACAGTTAATTTTAGCACGTTACACCAAACAAAAACTACCCATTCTAGAATCAATTAACAGTCAACTGGCAATTTTGCGCTATCAAACGCGGTTACTATTTGATTTCAATCTATTTTCAGAACACCGCTACGAATACGCCAGTAAACTGATTGACGAGATTGGCAAAGAGTTAGGCGGTTGGATTAACAAACAGCGCCAGAGTCAGCCCTCACCCCCAGCCCCTCTCCCACGGGGAGAGGGGAGATAA
- a CDS encoding RNA-directed DNA polymerase — MKRYGNLYPQITEFSNFLLAARKAQKGKRFRENVLAFNYNLEGELNTLQSELTHKTYQPGTYRTFEIKEPKLRTVSAAPYRDRVVHHALCNIIVPLIEPSFTSSSYANRVGYGMHRALNRFVDHYRSHRYVLLCDIQKYFPSIDLEILKLLLRRKLKCQDTLWLLDTIIDNSNPQIPIIEHFPGDDLLTPLQRRKGLPIGNLTSQFFANVYLNGLDHFVAEELKINAYVRYVDDFALFANDWTILADARIAIEAYLTQLRLKIHPIKSQLFSTEHGANFLGFRVFPKRIRVRNENLRRGRRRLKKLKRHRIQGKITDTQVASSLQSWFAHLAYGNTRPLQRQIFTSLASARE, encoded by the coding sequence ATGAAACGCTACGGTAATTTATATCCCCAAATCACTGAATTTAGCAATTTTCTGCTTGCAGCCCGTAAAGCCCAAAAAGGTAAACGTTTTCGAGAAAATGTCCTGGCTTTTAACTACAACCTAGAAGGGGAACTCAACACTCTACAATCGGAGTTAACCCACAAAACCTATCAACCGGGAACCTATCGTACCTTTGAAATCAAAGAACCCAAATTGCGAACGGTATCGGCTGCACCCTACCGTGACAGAGTGGTTCATCACGCTTTATGCAATATTATTGTACCCCTGATTGAACCCTCCTTCACCTCAAGTTCCTACGCCAATCGAGTGGGTTATGGAATGCATCGGGCTTTAAATCGATTTGTGGATCATTACCGTTCCCATCGTTATGTTTTGCTCTGCGATATCCAAAAGTATTTTCCCAGCATCGACTTAGAAATCCTCAAATTGCTATTGCGACGCAAGCTAAAATGCCAAGATACCCTCTGGCTGCTCGATACGATTATTGACAATAGCAATCCTCAAATTCCCATCATTGAGCATTTTCCCGGCGATGACTTGCTGACTCCCTTACAGCGCCGCAAGGGTTTACCCATTGGTAATTTAACCAGCCAATTTTTTGCTAATGTCTATCTCAATGGCTTAGATCATTTTGTGGCGGAAGAACTCAAAATTAATGCTTATGTCCGTTATGTTGACGACTTTGCCTTATTTGCCAATGACTGGACGATTTTAGCTGATGCAAGAATCGCCATCGAAGCCTATTTAACCCAGTTACGCTTAAAAATTCATCCGATTAAAAGTCAGTTATTTTCTACCGAGCATGGCGCAAATTTCCTCGGTTTTCGAGTTTTTCCCAAACGCATTCGAGTTCGCAATGAGAATTTGCGACGCGGACGGCGCAGGCTCAAAAAGCTCAAGCGCCACCGAATTCAAGGTAAAATTACAGATACACAGGTGGCAAGTTCTCTGCAAAGCTGGTTTGCTCATTTAGCTTACGGAAATACCCGGCCACTGCAACGACAGATATTTACTTCACTTGCCTCAGCGAGGGAGTAA
- a CDS encoding DM13 domain-containing protein — MYRLPLLSLAALFSFSSVPGALALPAVTGQIAQMPQPSGMFVAAEHPTQGMAKIVTVNGKRYLEFDSNFKTDPGPDLFVLLHRSSQPERYESGDYISLGGLQKVSGMQRYEIPANVNLSNYQSVVVWCRQFNATFGYAPLSARMQRTQNN, encoded by the coding sequence ATGTATCGCCTACCCCTCTTAAGTTTAGCAGCCCTATTCAGTTTCAGTTCTGTACCCGGCGCTTTAGCCCTACCCGCAGTCACTGGACAAATTGCCCAAATGCCGCAACCCTCTGGAATGTTTGTTGCAGCCGAACATCCGACTCAAGGTATGGCAAAAATCGTAACCGTTAATGGCAAGCGCTATCTAGAGTTTGACAGCAACTTTAAAACCGATCCAGGCCCAGATTTATTTGTCTTGCTGCATCGTTCTAGCCAACCAGAACGTTACGAATCTGGGGACTATATTAGCTTAGGCGGCTTGCAAAAAGTCAGTGGAATGCAGCGCTACGAAATTCCAGCCAACGTTAATTTAAGCAATTATCAATCGGTGGTGGTGTGGTGTCGTCAATTTAATGCCACCTTTGGATATGCGCCGCTGAGTGCCAGAATGCAACGCACTCAGAATAATTAA